GATCACCGGCCTTCAACCCAGAACCACAAGCGATCCAAACCAATGATCCCTAGTACGACGACCACGACGACGGCCTAAGCCGATCCAGAGAAGAGCAGCCGCGGCCGTGCTGGCCTTGGTGTTCCTCGTCTTCTTCGCCGCCTCCTCGTCTGCAGCCGCCGCGCACGTCGACGACGCCGCGGACCATGGTGCGCGCGGTCTGACGCGCCGCATGGAGGCGGATGTGCGGGCGATGTTCGACGCGTGGCTGGCGCGCCACGGCCGCTCCTACAACGCGCTCGCCGAGTACGTCCGCCGGTTCCGCGCGTTCCGGGACAACCTCGACTTCGTCGACGCCCACAACTCCCGTGCCGCGCTGCGCGGCGGGTTCCGCCTCGGGATGAACCGCTTCGCCGACCTCACCAACGCCGAGTTCCGCGCCGCCTACCTCGGCGCGGGCGCCGCTGGCAGGGCCCGCAACGCCGTCGGCGATCGCTACAGGTACCATGCCGAGGACGTGCTGCCGGCGTCCGTGGACTGGAGGGAGAAGGGCGCCGTGGCGCCCGTGAAGAACCAGGGCCAGTGCGGGAGCTGCTGGGCGTTCTCCACGGTCGCCGCGGTGGAAGGCGTCAACAAGATCGTCACCGGGGATCTCGTGAAGCTGTCGGAGCAGGAGCTCCTTGACTGCTCACGCAACGGGCAGAACAGCGGGTGCAACGGCGGCATCATGGACGACGCCTTCGACTTCATCGTCCGGAACGGCGGCATCGACACCGAGGAGGACTACCCCTACACCGCCAAGGAGGGCAAGTGCGACCTCGCCAAGAAGGCCCGCAAGGTCGTTTCCATCGACGGGTTCGAGGACGTGCCCGCCGACGACGAGGCGTCGCTGATGAAGGCCGTGGCGCACCAGCCGGTGAGCGTCGCCATCGAAGCCGGCGGGCGCGAGTTCCAGCTCTACGAGTCCGGGGTCTTCACGGGGCGGTGCGGCACGGAGCTGGACCACGCCGTGCTCGCGGTGGGCTACGGCAAGGAGGCGGACGGCGGCAAGGACTACTGGCTCGTGCGCAACTCGTGGGGTCCGGGCTGGGGCGAGGGCGGCTACATCCGGATGGAGCGCAACGTGACCGCGCGCGCCGGCAAGTGCGGcatcgccatgttcgcgtcctacCCCGTCAAGAACGGGCCCAACCCGAAGCCGGCAccgccggcgccggaggagaagTGCGATCGCTACAGTTCATGCCCGGCGGGGAGCACATGCTGCTGCACGTACGGCGTGAGGAACGTGTGCCTTGCGTGGGGATGCTGCCCGGCCGAGGGCGCCACCTGTTGCAGGGACCGGGCGACCTGCTGCCCGTCAGAGTACCCTGTGTGCAATGTCCGGAATCACACCTGCGCCAAGAGCAAGGGAAGCCCGTACACTGTGGATGCGCTGCCCCGGACGCCGGCGAAGCGACAGAGGACCGCGGTCTCAGAGCTAGTTGATTCGATCTTTTCGATATAGGCGTTTTAGGTTACAGCGTTTTGTACTCATAACGTAGCAGTCATTTTTTTTTCCGCCGAGAGTCATTGTAAATATTCGTATGTTATTATTAGGAGTCATCATTTTTCAATGGTCATTGTAAATACAGTATAGTTTTACGAAAAGTGTAACGCCCATACGTGTTGGCGTTAGCCAACtcacccacacgcctccatcaccgtccagtaacttCTGCACGAATGTTGATACGAATTAGCTGATTGTGtatgccacgtaggacaactcgcgtgtgtggtgtgtgagagaggtcgcccacacatccgttttaccacacggAAGGGCCGGTGTgtggcgtttagcagttcgcccgcacatcagttttcagtcacgcacaagggctggtgtgtgggcgtttgccatctcgcccacacgcccgcctcctctcccacacccaagctgccagttgccatgcgttttgcagtgtacatggcaactgccctagtgtgattgcaagcagatggcaactcttttttttacgcgaacatgtcagttgccatatgttttgcatggtacatggcaaactgccctagcgtgcacgtaagcagatggcaactctttctttttacatggcaactgccctagcgtgcttgtgagcacatagcaactctctcttttatccgaacatgtttttttgccatgcctttttttgtagcgatacatggcaactgcctagtgttagtaggtggcaactcctaaagttttgaaatcatggcaactgcagtagaccagaccacacatggcaacagctgtagttgtcaaaaaaatggcaatctggacctttgacctgagatggcaactgcagttgagcaaacatggcaactgtagttgtccgacatggcaaccgtagttcagcgacatggcaactgcacttaaacgaacatggacgagggtccggcccatggcaactgcgggcgtgcggtaaagtgtcacgtggggcgtgcgggaccacgaggtacgaggcctgacgtaccgggcgtgtgggcgttatctatttcgcccacacgcacgcgtgtaagaGGGACTGGGAGGGAAAAAAGAGGCgtgtgggcgctagttgttttgcccacacacagacgtgtgggctggtccttttaggcaccacacagaacgtgtgggcagattccttaatgcccacacgtgtggtagTTATCGGCGTCCTAGTTTTAGGACAAGTCATTGTAAAAAAATAGATAAGTCATTGTATTTATATATAATAAGGAGTGTTATATAATCATGGTCATAATTCCTAATATGATCCACGGTAAGAGATAGAATTGAGGGAGGTGAAACCACAAACCAGGAAGGGCGATGCTAGGCACCGGCGCACCGGTCGAACGCTTCGGCCGGTCCAACCATAGCCATCAGATCGGCCCGTCCCGATCCGTTGGATCTTCATCCAATCAGGTCGTCTTCCCCCTCTCGCGAGCGCGGACGGGAAAAGGAACCCCATCTCGCCGGCCGCACGCGTtttccctcgtcgccgccccctcgCCTGCCCTCCCCGCCTCTGatcgccgccctcgtcgcccgtCTTCGCCGGCCGCCCTGGTCGCCGGTCCCAGCCCTCGGCGGCCGTCCTCGTCACCGGCTTCGCCCATGCAACAGCCCACCCATGCGGTTGTAGCTTCCGTGGCAACTATTGTAGCTCCGATGGCGATGACCGGAGCTCACCGGCGTGCTCACCGGTGTGCTCGCCGGCGCTCATCCCCCGCTTGAAACAAAAAAATCGAGCGCCCAGGGAGATGCCCAGTGCTGCAACCTACGGCGAAAAAAGCTATGATCGGtgacgaaaaaagcttcaaccagctatgaaaaaagtttcaactcgTATGACGGAAAACTATGAACGACCAAAGAAAAGTTACAACCGGTGACAAAAAAGCTTCATCTGGCGATGAAAAAAAAGCTTCATCCAACAATGAAAAAAAGCTTCAACAATGAAAAAAGCTTTAGTTGCGCCGCTGCTTGAAGCTTTTTTTTGCTGGATGTAGCTTTTCTTCCGCCGTCACCCCAGTATGTCAATGGTCGTATCAAATCACGTTGCCGCTTGAAGCTTTTCTATCGCCGGATGAAGCTTTTCTGCCATTGCACCATGGAAAGGATGTAGCAAAAAATCCCAAAATGCCTGTGGTAGCAAAAAATTAAGCCAGTTCCAGCAAATCAACAAGCCGGTGGtagcaaaattgcaaacaatttgGCGCGCATTCCAGCAAAACAAAAAATCACGTTGTAGCAAAAACAAACAGAGTTCCAGAAAAAAACTCGCCGGTTGTAGCAAAACAAAAAATCCGGTGCCAGCAAATCAAATGTACTGGTTATCCGATTGCAAAACGCTGCTCGGTGTGGATGCAGCTTTTTCTtcagccggttccagcaaaaaaacgaGCCGGTTGTAGCACCGGAGCGCGTCATCTCCATCCCTGGGAAAGCTGGTTGCAGCTCTTCGCCGGCATGGTTCCAGCATAAAAATCAGCCGGCTATAGCGCGGCTAGGGAGGTAGGAGCTGCGCGAGcgctgcagcaggacagctcgccGGCGAGATTGATCCGCGCGTGGCTGGCCATGGCCGGTGCGGAGTGGTTGCGGAGGCAGATGATTGAGATTAGATAGGATGGCGAAGGGGACGAGTGGCTGCGCTTGACCAGAAAGAGATAAGAGGATGAGGGAAAGCGGTGGGGCGGACCCGCATGCACACATTGAGCGATAGAGGTGCGCGTGACGCGGCGCGACCGGCCGAGTGTTCGGCCGGCGCGCCGTTTGTAAACGTTTACCAACCAGGAACTATCTTCATTGAACTTTGCTAGCTAGCTGGGCCAGTTCATGAGCAATTAATAGAGTTGGACTCATGAAACTCATTTTCAAAAACCACTTTGGTAAAAATCTGAAGTCATGAAATAACAATCGTTAATCACTGCTGCTGCACCTCCTCAATCTATTTTAACCAATTGAATCAGCAAGCAGCAGTCCATCGTTCAGAGCCATAGCTTCTACTGAAACGACATCATATATCGCTGATAATTTGGAGTTTCTAGTGGCAACAGTACGGCCGGCCCACTAATCCGCCAGTTCCAGGAGCCAGTTGATCCCATCTTTTCAATCTGGGCTTATTACTTCAACTTTCTAGGAGATTTCTTTCCTAACTTTGCGAGTAATCTGGGAGCCTTGCACTCCtttcggtcctttttactctgtatATAAGTTTTgcatgaagtcaaagtatctctaattTGATCAAACTtgtagaaaaaagtatcaacattcacaataccaaatcaatatcattagatttaTACTggaatgtagtttcatattatatatttagtattgtagatgttgatacttTTAACATAAATTTGATCAACCTTTTGAAAATTTGACTTGACAtaaatcttatatgcagagtaaaaaggaccggacaGAGTAAGCACCGATTACCGAGTGCGAAGTTATGGTGCCCTTTGAAAACAAAAACATATTTAGAAGTTCGGTTCAAAAAAAAACATATttagaagtttcaaaaaaatctgtgAAAACTTGTATGTGTTCACCACGAATCCATAAATTTTGATGAAGTGGGCACCATGGTGCTGGTTCTAAACTAGCAATTTTCGCCGATTGTTTCCCTTTACTAGCGCACTTACTATGTTTTAGAGGGAAACTTGGCTAAATCCTATTTAAAGCACCTTACGTCAAAGCGCAGGCGTTTCGGGAAAATCCTATTCGCCGCTCGCTGCGGCGAATTGTCGCTGTTTCGCAGAAGCGAGCGAACG
This region of Triticum aestivum cultivar Chinese Spring chromosome 2D, IWGSC CS RefSeq v2.1, whole genome shotgun sequence genomic DNA includes:
- the LOC123055120 gene encoding cysteine protease 1; translated protein: MEADVRAMFDAWLARHGRSYNALAEYVRRFRAFRDNLDFVDAHNSRAALRGGFRLGMNRFADLTNAEFRAAYLGAGAAGRARNAVGDRYRYHAEDVLPASVDWREKGAVAPVKNQGQCGSCWAFSTVAAVEGVNKIVTGDLVKLSEQELLDCSRNGQNSGCNGGIMDDAFDFIVRNGGIDTEEDYPYTAKEGKCDLAKKARKVVSIDGFEDVPADDEASLMKAVAHQPVSVAIEAGGREFQLYESGVFTGRCGTELDHAVLAVGYGKEADGGKDYWLVRNSWGPGWGEGGYIRMERNVTARAGKCGIAMFASYPVKNGPNPKPAPPAPEEKCDRYSSCPAGSTCCCTYGVRNVCLAWGCCPAEGATCCRDRATCCPSEYPVCNVRNHTCAKSKGSPYTVDALPRTPAKRQRTAVSELVDSIFSI